A window of the Arachis duranensis cultivar V14167 chromosome 5, aradu.V14167.gnm2.J7QH, whole genome shotgun sequence genome harbors these coding sequences:
- the LOC107488298 gene encoding protein PAM71, chloroplastic isoform X1, with product MHSLSHSHSFLRPLASFPSSSAHRTSYLTLHSSSSSFISSAIYRTHAPSTTPNKLRGKRVIPSDSYNGSHWECQLSPPHRADVAPSEIDTDDGSSKGHLKFLLLFGFLALGDSYPAFAASDSFPFFHDFGDLSTGFASAFLLIFFSELGDKTFFIAALLAARNSGVVVFIGTFGALAAMTLISVVLGRTFHYVDEILPFRFGETDLPVDDIAAVCLLLYFGVSTLVDASSSDGQKSDDEQKEAELAVSDFSGNGAGILAAAGTVVSTFLLVFVAEWGDKSFFSTIALAAASSPLGVIGGALAGHGAATLLAVLGGSLLGTFLSEKVISYIGGVLFLVFAAVTLFEIVQ from the exons ATGCACTCGCTATCTCACTCTCACAGCTTCCTACGCCCACTTGCATCGTTTCCCTCTTCTTCCGCTCATCGCACTTCCTACCTCACTCTTCACTCATCCTCTTCATCTTTCATCAGCTCGGCTATCTATCGCACCCATGCACCTTCAACAACCCCTAACAAACTTCGGGGTAAAAGGGTAATTCCATCTGACAGTTACAACGGTTCCCATTGGGAATGTCAGTTATCCCCGCCACACCGTGCTGACGTGGCTCCTTCTGAGATTGACACCGACGATGGTTCATCCAAGGGGCATCTCAAGTTTCTACTCCTGTTTGGGTTCCTCGCACTTGGGGACTCTTACCCTGCATTTGCCGCTTCAGAttcctttcctttcttccaTGATTTTGGTGACTTAAGCACAGGTTTTGCTTCA GCATTTCTATTAATCTTTTTCTCTGAGCTGGGAGACAAGACTTTTTTCATTGCA GCACTCTTGGCAGCTAGGAATTCAGGTGTTGTTGTTTTCATTGGCACATTTGGCGCACTTGC TGCAATGACTCTCATATCAGTTGTCCTTGGCCGAACTTTTCACTATGTTGATGAAATCTTGCCCTTCAG GTTTGGTGAGACTGATTTACCTGTTGATGACATTGCTGCTGTTTGCTTGTTG CTGTACTTTGGAGTCTCTACTCTCGTGGATGCATCATCAAGCGATGGCCAGAAATCAGATGATGAGCAGAAGGAG GCCGAGTTAGCAGTTTCAGATTTTTCTGGAAATGGTGCTGGAATATTAGCAGCTGCTGGCACAGTTGTCAGTACTTTCCTCTTAGTTTTTGTTGCTGAATGGGGTGataaatcatttttctccacaaTTG CCCTTGCAGCAGCTTCTTCACCTCTTGGAGTCATAGGAGGAGCGCTAGCTGGTCACGGCGCTGCAACTTTG CTTGCTGTACTTGGGGGCTCTCTACTCGGGACATTTTTGTCAGAGAAG GTTATTTCCTACATTGGAGGTGTTCTCTTTCTCGTCTTTGCTGCAGTGACCCTATTTGAAATTGTGCAATAG
- the LOC107488298 gene encoding protein PAM71, chloroplastic isoform X2 — MHSLSHSHSFLRPLASFPSSSAHRTSYLTLHSSSSSFISSAIYRTHAPSTTPNKLRGKRVIPSDSYNGSHWECQLSPPHRADVAPSEIDTDDGSSKGHLKFLLLFGFLALGDSYPAFAASDSFPFFHDFGDLSTGFASAFLLIFFSELGDKTFFIAALLAARNSGVVVFIGTFGALAAMTLISVVLGRTFHYVDEILPFRFGETDLPVDDIAAVCLLLYFGVSTLVDASSSDGQKSDDEQKEAELAVSDFSGNGAGILAAAGTVVSTFLLVFVAEWGDKSFFSTIACCTWGLSTRDIFVREGYFLHWRCSLSRLCCSDPI; from the exons ATGCACTCGCTATCTCACTCTCACAGCTTCCTACGCCCACTTGCATCGTTTCCCTCTTCTTCCGCTCATCGCACTTCCTACCTCACTCTTCACTCATCCTCTTCATCTTTCATCAGCTCGGCTATCTATCGCACCCATGCACCTTCAACAACCCCTAACAAACTTCGGGGTAAAAGGGTAATTCCATCTGACAGTTACAACGGTTCCCATTGGGAATGTCAGTTATCCCCGCCACACCGTGCTGACGTGGCTCCTTCTGAGATTGACACCGACGATGGTTCATCCAAGGGGCATCTCAAGTTTCTACTCCTGTTTGGGTTCCTCGCACTTGGGGACTCTTACCCTGCATTTGCCGCTTCAGAttcctttcctttcttccaTGATTTTGGTGACTTAAGCACAGGTTTTGCTTCA GCATTTCTATTAATCTTTTTCTCTGAGCTGGGAGACAAGACTTTTTTCATTGCA GCACTCTTGGCAGCTAGGAATTCAGGTGTTGTTGTTTTCATTGGCACATTTGGCGCACTTGC TGCAATGACTCTCATATCAGTTGTCCTTGGCCGAACTTTTCACTATGTTGATGAAATCTTGCCCTTCAG GTTTGGTGAGACTGATTTACCTGTTGATGACATTGCTGCTGTTTGCTTGTTG CTGTACTTTGGAGTCTCTACTCTCGTGGATGCATCATCAAGCGATGGCCAGAAATCAGATGATGAGCAGAAGGAG GCCGAGTTAGCAGTTTCAGATTTTTCTGGAAATGGTGCTGGAATATTAGCAGCTGCTGGCACAGTTGTCAGTACTTTCCTCTTAGTTTTTGTTGCTGAATGGGGTGataaatcatttttctccacaaTTG CTTGCTGTACTTGGGGGCTCTCTACTCGGGACATTTTTGTCAGAGAAG GTTATTTCCTACATTGGAGGTGTTCTCTTTCTCGTCTTTGCTGCAGTGACCCTATTTGA
- the LOC107488298 gene encoding protein PAM71, chloroplastic isoform X3 has translation MHSLSHSHSFLRPLASFPSSSAHRTSYLTLHSSSSSFISSAIYRTHAPSTTPNKLRGKRVIPSDSYNGSHWECQLSPPHRADVAPSEIDTDDGSSKGHLKFLLLFGFLALGDSYPAFAASDSFPFFHDFGDLSTGFASAFLLIFFSELGDKTFFIAALLAARNSGVVVFIGTFGALAAMTLISVVLGRTFHYVDEILPFRFGETDLPVDDIAAVCLLLYFGVSTLVDASSSDGQKSDDEQKEAELAVSDFSGNGAGILAAAGTVVSTFLLVFVAEWGDKSFFSTIDMFSWFLS, from the exons ATGCACTCGCTATCTCACTCTCACAGCTTCCTACGCCCACTTGCATCGTTTCCCTCTTCTTCCGCTCATCGCACTTCCTACCTCACTCTTCACTCATCCTCTTCATCTTTCATCAGCTCGGCTATCTATCGCACCCATGCACCTTCAACAACCCCTAACAAACTTCGGGGTAAAAGGGTAATTCCATCTGACAGTTACAACGGTTCCCATTGGGAATGTCAGTTATCCCCGCCACACCGTGCTGACGTGGCTCCTTCTGAGATTGACACCGACGATGGTTCATCCAAGGGGCATCTCAAGTTTCTACTCCTGTTTGGGTTCCTCGCACTTGGGGACTCTTACCCTGCATTTGCCGCTTCAGAttcctttcctttcttccaTGATTTTGGTGACTTAAGCACAGGTTTTGCTTCA GCATTTCTATTAATCTTTTTCTCTGAGCTGGGAGACAAGACTTTTTTCATTGCA GCACTCTTGGCAGCTAGGAATTCAGGTGTTGTTGTTTTCATTGGCACATTTGGCGCACTTGC TGCAATGACTCTCATATCAGTTGTCCTTGGCCGAACTTTTCACTATGTTGATGAAATCTTGCCCTTCAG GTTTGGTGAGACTGATTTACCTGTTGATGACATTGCTGCTGTTTGCTTGTTG CTGTACTTTGGAGTCTCTACTCTCGTGGATGCATCATCAAGCGATGGCCAGAAATCAGATGATGAGCAGAAGGAG GCCGAGTTAGCAGTTTCAGATTTTTCTGGAAATGGTGCTGGAATATTAGCAGCTGCTGGCACAGTTGTCAGTACTTTCCTCTTAGTTTTTGTTGCTGAATGGGGTGataaatcatttttctccacaaTTG ACATGTTCTCTTGGTTCTTGTCCTGA
- the LOC107488295 gene encoding uncharacterized protein At5g41620 isoform X1: MEREMKKGREGKSEGGEAEKVEKLGEKLKRGVLVGKSKGPCTPVPSWKLLWGNNNIIHHHHSLHPHHHPHSATVSARKLAAALWEFHHYFPIFPMHRANGAAPAAAPAGRHHYNLHKDKAPDISNFFPDASTASPDHIWIYNLKLFIHQPASASSLRRHVAASLMQHHRAIERNKNNHALQPLSPASYGSSMEMTPYNPAATPSSSLEFKGRIGESRYSLKTSTELLKVLNRIWSLEEQHASNISLIKALKAELDHARIRVKELLRDRQADRQEIDDLMKQIAEEKLVRKSKEQDRLHAAVQSVRDELEDERKLRKRSESIHRKLAREFSEVKSSFTVALKELEQERARRKLLEDLCDEFARGINEYEQEVHALKHKSDKDQVQTMDNDRLILHISESWLDERVQMQLEAAQNGFTDKKSIVDKLSLEIETFLKAKKSSRSTENIVLRDRRNSLESVPLNDVVSAPRDVGDEDDSAGSDSNCFELNKPNNRGAKAREEEPADNTLDESLKSNARKKKPVTQEGLKDRIPSNLQVKFEEQMAWAMSSNSNKKSQSIDAEEGKGTTDTRAAEGTISEKYEHGHGECLESVGSERKMNRSELHSSNKNHITDNVIIGQLLASESGVSMHGEASCSNAGWRKQASPVRQWMSSLAPQSQDHHGISEAPKALKENTLRAKLMEARSKGQRSRLKALKGSF, encoded by the exons ATGGAGAGAGAGATGAAAAAGGGAAGGGAAGGGAAAAGTGAAGGAGGGGAAGCAGAAAAGGTGGAAAAATTAGGAGAAAAGTTGAAGAGAGGGGTATTGGTGGGGAAAAGTAAGGGTCCCTGCACTCCAGTGCCCTCTTGGAAGCTACTTTGGGGGAACAACAACATCATTCATCACCATCACTCTCTGCATCCACACCATCATCCCCACTCCGCCACCGTCTCTGCTAGGAAGCTCGCCGCCGCTCTCTGGGAATTCCACCACTACTTCCCTATCTTCCCAATGCATCGTGCTAACGGCGCCGCTCCCGCTGCTGCACCTGCTGGCCGCCACCATTACAACCTTCACAAGGACAAGGCTCCCGACATCTCCAACTTCTTCCCTGACGCTTCCACCGCTTCCCCTGATCAT ATATGGATCTATAATTTGAAACTTTTCATTCATCAGCCAGCTAGTGCAAGCAGTTTGAGGAGGCATGTTGCGGCGTCACTAATGCAGCATCATCGAGCAATTGAGAGAAATAAGAATAACCATGCACTGCAACCTCTATCTCCTGCAAGTTATGGTAGCTCCATGGAG ATGACACCTTATAACCCTGCTGCAACTCCTAGCAGTTCCTTGGAATTTAAGGGAAGGATTGGTGAGTCCCGTTATAGTCTCAAAACATCCACAGAATTGCTAAAAGTGTTAAACAGGATATGGAGTTTGGAAGAACAGCATGCTTCTAACATTTCATTGATAAAAGCATTAAAAGCGGAGCTAGATCATGCACGAATCAGGGTCAAAGAGTTGCTTCGGGACCGGCAAGCAGATCGACAAGAGATTGATGATCTCATGAAGCAAATTGCAGAGGAAAAATTAGTTAGGAAGAGTAAGGAGCAAGATAGACTCCATGCTGCCGTTCAATCTGTGAGGGATGAACTTGAGGACGAAAGGAAACTAAGGAAAAGGTCAGAGAGCATACACAGGAAATTAGCTCGGGAGTTTTCTGAGGTAAAGTCTTCTTTTACTGTAGCTCTGAAAGAGTTGGAGCAAGAGAGAGCAAGAAGAAAATTGTTGGAGGACCTCTGCGATGAATTTGCTAGGGGAATAAACGAATATGAGCAAGAGGTGCATGCTCTGAAACACAAGTCTGATAAGGATCAGGTACAAACCATGGATAATGACCGTTTGATTCTCCACATATCTGAATCATGGCTTGATGAGCGTGTGCAGATGCAGCTGGAAGCAGCCCAGAATGGTTTTACGGATAAGAAGTCCATTGTAGATAAACTAAGCCTTGAAATCGAGACTTTCCTTAAAGCAAAAAAAAGTAGCAGGAGTACAGAAAATATCGTGTTGAGGGATCGCCGGAATTCCTTGGAATCAGTTCCGCTTAATGATGTTGTCAGTGCACCACGAGATGTGGGCGATGAGGATGATTCCGCGGGCAGTGATTCAAACTGCTTTGAGCTAAATAAGCCAAACAATAGAGGAGCTAAAGCACGTGAAGAAGAGCCTGCTGACAATACTCTTGATGAGTCATTGAAGTCCAACGCCAGGAAGAAAAAACCAGTCACTCAAGAAGGGTTAAAAGATCGCATCCCATCTAACTTGCAAGTGAAGTTTGAAGAACAGATGGCTTGGGCTATGTCATCCAATTCAAACAAGAAGTCGCAATCAATTGATGCAGAAGAGGGTAAGGGCACAACAGATACACGAGCAGCTGAAGGAACTATATCTGAGAAGTACGAACATGGACACGGTGAGTGTCTAGAAAGTGTAGGTTCGGAGAGGAAAATGAACCGGAGTGAATTGCACAGCTCCAATAAGAATCACATAACTGATAATGTGATCATAGGTCAACTTCTGGCATCAGAGAGTGGTGTGAGCATGCATGGAGAGGCGTCGTGCAGCAATGCTGGGTGGAGGAAGCAAGCAAGCCCTGTGAGGCAGTGGATGTCAAGTCTTGCACCCCAATCCCAAGATCATCATGGCATATCTGAGGCTCCCAAAGCATTGAAGGAGAATACTTTGAGAGCAAAACTCATGGAAGCAAGGTCCAAGGGGCAGAGGTCTCGTTTGAAAGCCCTGAAGGGTTCCTTTTAG
- the LOC107488295 gene encoding uncharacterized protein At5g41620 isoform X2, whose protein sequence is MEREMKKGREGKSEGGEAEKVEKLGEKLKRGVLVGKSKGPCTPVPSWKLLWGNNNIIHHHHSLHPHHHPHSATVSARKLAAALWEFHHYFPIFPMHRANGAAPAAAPAGRHHYNLHKDKAPDISNFFPDASTASPDHPASASSLRRHVAASLMQHHRAIERNKNNHALQPLSPASYGSSMEMTPYNPAATPSSSLEFKGRIGESRYSLKTSTELLKVLNRIWSLEEQHASNISLIKALKAELDHARIRVKELLRDRQADRQEIDDLMKQIAEEKLVRKSKEQDRLHAAVQSVRDELEDERKLRKRSESIHRKLAREFSEVKSSFTVALKELEQERARRKLLEDLCDEFARGINEYEQEVHALKHKSDKDQVQTMDNDRLILHISESWLDERVQMQLEAAQNGFTDKKSIVDKLSLEIETFLKAKKSSRSTENIVLRDRRNSLESVPLNDVVSAPRDVGDEDDSAGSDSNCFELNKPNNRGAKAREEEPADNTLDESLKSNARKKKPVTQEGLKDRIPSNLQVKFEEQMAWAMSSNSNKKSQSIDAEEGKGTTDTRAAEGTISEKYEHGHGECLESVGSERKMNRSELHSSNKNHITDNVIIGQLLASESGVSMHGEASCSNAGWRKQASPVRQWMSSLAPQSQDHHGISEAPKALKENTLRAKLMEARSKGQRSRLKALKGSF, encoded by the exons ATGGAGAGAGAGATGAAAAAGGGAAGGGAAGGGAAAAGTGAAGGAGGGGAAGCAGAAAAGGTGGAAAAATTAGGAGAAAAGTTGAAGAGAGGGGTATTGGTGGGGAAAAGTAAGGGTCCCTGCACTCCAGTGCCCTCTTGGAAGCTACTTTGGGGGAACAACAACATCATTCATCACCATCACTCTCTGCATCCACACCATCATCCCCACTCCGCCACCGTCTCTGCTAGGAAGCTCGCCGCCGCTCTCTGGGAATTCCACCACTACTTCCCTATCTTCCCAATGCATCGTGCTAACGGCGCCGCTCCCGCTGCTGCACCTGCTGGCCGCCACCATTACAACCTTCACAAGGACAAGGCTCCCGACATCTCCAACTTCTTCCCTGACGCTTCCACCGCTTCCCCTGATCAT CCAGCTAGTGCAAGCAGTTTGAGGAGGCATGTTGCGGCGTCACTAATGCAGCATCATCGAGCAATTGAGAGAAATAAGAATAACCATGCACTGCAACCTCTATCTCCTGCAAGTTATGGTAGCTCCATGGAG ATGACACCTTATAACCCTGCTGCAACTCCTAGCAGTTCCTTGGAATTTAAGGGAAGGATTGGTGAGTCCCGTTATAGTCTCAAAACATCCACAGAATTGCTAAAAGTGTTAAACAGGATATGGAGTTTGGAAGAACAGCATGCTTCTAACATTTCATTGATAAAAGCATTAAAAGCGGAGCTAGATCATGCACGAATCAGGGTCAAAGAGTTGCTTCGGGACCGGCAAGCAGATCGACAAGAGATTGATGATCTCATGAAGCAAATTGCAGAGGAAAAATTAGTTAGGAAGAGTAAGGAGCAAGATAGACTCCATGCTGCCGTTCAATCTGTGAGGGATGAACTTGAGGACGAAAGGAAACTAAGGAAAAGGTCAGAGAGCATACACAGGAAATTAGCTCGGGAGTTTTCTGAGGTAAAGTCTTCTTTTACTGTAGCTCTGAAAGAGTTGGAGCAAGAGAGAGCAAGAAGAAAATTGTTGGAGGACCTCTGCGATGAATTTGCTAGGGGAATAAACGAATATGAGCAAGAGGTGCATGCTCTGAAACACAAGTCTGATAAGGATCAGGTACAAACCATGGATAATGACCGTTTGATTCTCCACATATCTGAATCATGGCTTGATGAGCGTGTGCAGATGCAGCTGGAAGCAGCCCAGAATGGTTTTACGGATAAGAAGTCCATTGTAGATAAACTAAGCCTTGAAATCGAGACTTTCCTTAAAGCAAAAAAAAGTAGCAGGAGTACAGAAAATATCGTGTTGAGGGATCGCCGGAATTCCTTGGAATCAGTTCCGCTTAATGATGTTGTCAGTGCACCACGAGATGTGGGCGATGAGGATGATTCCGCGGGCAGTGATTCAAACTGCTTTGAGCTAAATAAGCCAAACAATAGAGGAGCTAAAGCACGTGAAGAAGAGCCTGCTGACAATACTCTTGATGAGTCATTGAAGTCCAACGCCAGGAAGAAAAAACCAGTCACTCAAGAAGGGTTAAAAGATCGCATCCCATCTAACTTGCAAGTGAAGTTTGAAGAACAGATGGCTTGGGCTATGTCATCCAATTCAAACAAGAAGTCGCAATCAATTGATGCAGAAGAGGGTAAGGGCACAACAGATACACGAGCAGCTGAAGGAACTATATCTGAGAAGTACGAACATGGACACGGTGAGTGTCTAGAAAGTGTAGGTTCGGAGAGGAAAATGAACCGGAGTGAATTGCACAGCTCCAATAAGAATCACATAACTGATAATGTGATCATAGGTCAACTTCTGGCATCAGAGAGTGGTGTGAGCATGCATGGAGAGGCGTCGTGCAGCAATGCTGGGTGGAGGAAGCAAGCAAGCCCTGTGAGGCAGTGGATGTCAAGTCTTGCACCCCAATCCCAAGATCATCATGGCATATCTGAGGCTCCCAAAGCATTGAAGGAGAATACTTTGAGAGCAAAACTCATGGAAGCAAGGTCCAAGGGGCAGAGGTCTCGTTTGAAAGCCCTGAAGGGTTCCTTTTAG
- the LOC107488299 gene encoding uncharacterized protein LOC107488299 produces the protein MAASFRWILQLHRDVPKAARFYSEGLDFTTNVCTLRWAELQSGSLKLALMHSQLEQVTQKGYSSLLSFTVTDINSTVTKLIALGAELDGPIKYEVHGKVAAMRCLDGHVLGLYEPV, from the exons ATGGCAGCGTCGTTCAGGTGGATACTGCAGCTACACAGAGACGTTCCAAAAGCTGCTCGGTTCTACTCAGAAGGGTTGGATTTCACTACCAACGTCTGCACCCTTCGTTGGGCCGAACTCCAATCTGGTTCTCTCAAGCTCGCCCTCATGCATTCTCAACT CGAGCAAGTGACACAGAAGGGATACTCGTCGCTTCTATCATTCACTGTAACAGACATCAACAGTACAGTGACTAAACTAATAGCATTGGGAGCCGAACTTGATGGCCCTATCAAATATGAGGTCCATGGAAAG GTAGCAGCAATGCGGTGTCTTGATGGGCATGTGCTGGGGCTCTATGAACCTGTCTAA